A window of Candidatus Eisenbacteria bacterium contains these coding sequences:
- the ybeY gene encoding rRNA maturation RNase YbeY, with protein MLTPLRTIVRASLAIEGLKPGEIAIVLSDDEELRVLNRRWRGIDRATDVLSFGYDEQPPERGRRVQGDLVISMDRMAEQAKRYRVSPGEELTRLVVHGALHLAGHDHHRLAERRVMRAVEARALRANRGAAKRLDVLLSKARSEKR; from the coding sequence ATGCTCACGCCTCTGCGCACGATCGTGCGTGCATCACTCGCGATCGAAGGATTGAAACCCGGCGAGATCGCGATCGTCTTGAGCGACGACGAGGAACTTCGGGTGCTCAATCGCCGCTGGCGCGGGATCGACCGGGCGACCGACGTGTTGAGCTTCGGCTACGACGAGCAGCCGCCCGAACGAGGTCGCCGCGTGCAGGGCGATCTCGTGATCTCGATGGATCGCATGGCCGAGCAGGCGAAGCGCTATCGAGTGTCGCCCGGTGAAGAGCTGACGCGCCTGGTCGTCCATGGCGCGCTGCACCTGGCCGGACACGATCACCACCGGCTCGCGGAGCGCCGGGTCATGCGCGCCGTCGAAGCCCGGGCGCTGCGGGCCAATCGCGGCGCCGCCAAGCGTTTGGACGTCTTGCTCTCGAAGGCCCGCTCCGAAAAGCGTTAG